From Aliidongia dinghuensis, a single genomic window includes:
- a CDS encoding aminotransferase class V-fold PLP-dependent enzyme: MTERFLYLDSAYQTPLASSVRDALMRFYTEGYESAGPKSVWLDRIERTRGRVAKLLNAAPGEIAFTKNTSEGMNIAANALPLAPGDNVLLVEGDHPNNAYAFLNLRRKGVEIRFIPLTGETATAEMFEPYVDKRTRAISLSHVTFHAGHRFNLDSIGKFCAEHGLYLVVDAMQSTGVLRLDVKALSASFVGSGCHKGLLTPQGLGILYCKEELEEMQPAYLAFSGLANPPGDLIARADNMALKPGAGRFEIGNFNISDIHALDASLDLIESVGVDAIEAHLYELGDHLIGHLDELGIPLVGPRAAKDRAPHIYVANLPGEGWPEYFASQQVRVTPERDGIRISFGLFNTFEDVDRFAAIVANRGKVDAPAASAPTSLD; the protein is encoded by the coding sequence GTGACCGAGCGCTTTCTCTACTTGGACTCGGCCTATCAGACGCCATTGGCATCGAGCGTGCGGGACGCGCTGATGCGCTTCTATACCGAGGGCTACGAGTCCGCCGGACCGAAGTCCGTGTGGCTCGATCGCATCGAGCGGACCCGGGGCCGCGTGGCGAAGCTCCTCAACGCCGCCCCGGGCGAAATCGCGTTCACCAAGAATACGTCGGAGGGCATGAACATCGCCGCCAACGCATTGCCGCTGGCACCGGGCGACAACGTCTTGCTGGTCGAGGGCGACCATCCGAACAACGCCTACGCATTCCTCAACCTTCGGCGAAAAGGTGTCGAGATTCGTTTTATCCCGCTAACGGGGGAAACGGCGACGGCGGAGATGTTCGAGCCCTATGTCGACAAGCGGACGCGGGCGATCTCGTTGTCCCACGTCACCTTTCATGCCGGCCACCGCTTCAACCTGGATTCAATCGGCAAGTTCTGCGCCGAACACGGCCTCTATCTGGTGGTGGACGCCATGCAGTCGACGGGCGTGCTGCGCTTGGATGTAAAGGCGCTCAGCGCCAGCTTCGTCGGGTCAGGCTGCCATAAGGGCCTGCTCACGCCTCAGGGCCTGGGCATCCTCTATTGCAAAGAGGAGCTCGAGGAAATGCAGCCGGCCTATCTGGCGTTTTCCGGATTAGCCAACCCTCCGGGCGATCTCATCGCGCGCGCCGACAATATGGCCCTGAAGCCTGGCGCCGGCCGTTTTGAAATCGGCAACTTCAATATCTCGGACATCCACGCCCTGGATGCATCGCTCGATCTCATCGAGAGCGTCGGCGTCGATGCGATCGAGGCCCATCTGTACGAGCTTGGCGACCACTTGATCGGCCATCTCGACGAGTTGGGCATTCCGCTCGTCGGTCCTCGGGCCGCCAAAGACCGTGCGCCGCATATCTATGTCGCAAACCTGCCGGGCGAAGGGTGGCCTGAATATTTCGCCAGCCAGCAGGTCCGCGTGACGCCCGAGCGCGACGGTATCCGGATCTCGTTCGGCCTGTTCAACACCTTCGAGGACGTCGACCGCTTCGCGGCCATCGTTGCGAACCGTGGGAAGGTCGATGCCCCGGCCGCTTCGGCACCCACGTCACTGGATTGA